The genomic interval CGATCGCCTTGACATCCATACCCAGAAGAAAAAACTACTTGTTAACAAACTACGGCATTACAGCCCCACCAGTCAGACGCAATTTGCTACAGTTCTATAGCCACGCAACACACAAAACATCCGCTAATGGTTTCCACAGCCCCGACCCAAATGACCCACATCACGACCTTAGCCAACGGCATCAAGCTGATTGTGACCGAAAATCCTGTGGCGGATCTGGTGGCAGGACGCATCTTTTTACCGAAGGCAGGCGGACGTTGGGAAAGCCTCCAACAGGCAGGTTTATTTCACCTCATGGCGGCGGTATTGACAAAGGGAACTGAAAATTACGCGGCGGTAGAGATTGCAGAACAAATCGAATCTATCGGCGCAAGTCTTGGGGCAAGTACGTCCAATGACTACATGGCGATGAGCATGAAGGCTGTCACCAAAGATTTTCAGACGATTCTGGATTTGGCGGCAGAGATTATGCAAAAACCTACTTTTCCTGAGCGAGAAGTGGAGCTAGAACGAAAAATAACGTTGCAAAATATTCGCTCTCAAATGGAGCAACCCTTTAATGTCGCCTACAAGCAATTGCGAGAAAATATGTATCCGGCGCATCCCTACGGCATGTCAATTTTAGGGACAGACGAAACCGTTAAAAGTTTTACGCGGGAAGATTTAGCAGCGATTCATGCCAAACATTTTCGCCCCGATAATTTGATTATTAGTTTGTCTGGTCGCATCACCCTTGAGCAAGCCGAAGCAATGATAGATAAGGCTTTTGGTAGTTGGAAAAATCCGGCAGAACCTCTGGAAGCGATGACCATTCCAAATCTCGCGCCGACGGGCGGAATGTGGCAAAAAGAGCAGGATAGCCAGCAGGCGATCGTTATTTTGGGTTATCTCACAGGTACAGTTGCCGATGATGATTTCTTTGCGCTTAAGCTTCTCAGTACCTACCTTGGTAATGGTTTATCCAGTCGTCTGTTTGTCGAGCTGCGAGAAAAACAGGGGTTAGCCTATGATGTCTCGGCTTTCTTCCCGACCCGCCTGAATCAATCACAATTTGTCACCTATATCGGCACAGCTCCTAAAAATACGGCGATCGCCCTCAAGGGATTACACAAAGAAGCAAAGCGATTAATGGATAACCCTCTGAGTGAAGGTGAATTACAAATCGCCAAAAATAAACTTTTAGGACAATATGCCCTCGGCAAACAGACTAATGCTGAGTTGGCGCAAATCTTTGGCTGGTATGAAAGCATCGGTTTAGGAGTTGGCTTTGACCAAGAATTTAAAACCCACATCGAGCGCATCACTCCCGAAGAAACCTACGCCGCTGCCCAACGTCATTTTAAAAATCCTTATATCTCCGTGGTTGGCTCTAAGGATGCCCTTTCTCTCCTCGAAGACATTGAGCTATCGTAAAAGGCGATCGCCCCTATTTTCGGCTATTTTTTAGAGTACAAATTATGTTTTCCCGTTCATCACTACTTACTGCCGGATTAGCCCTCACCCTTGCGTTTGGTGGTTTAAGTAATGGGGCGATCGCCCAGATCATCCGACCCGAACTGCGTAGCGGTAGCACTGGAACAGCAGTCAGAGAACTGCAAGCCACCCTAAAATTACTAAATTATTACACCGGCGAAGTCACCGGAACCTACGACGAAGCAACCGTCATTGCCGTTTATCGTTTCCAAAAAGCAGCCCAACTCCCCGAAACAGGCGTAATGGATCGCCTCACATGGGCGACCCTTTTCCCCACGGAACCACCTGCTGCTCCCATAACAACTACGACTACTGAAACAACACCGACAGCAACGGAAGAACCAACCGAAACCGCAGAGACCCCTGACACCACGACTGCTGTAGCTCCCAGTCAACGCACCGCCGAAACTCTGCCGCTCTTAAGGGAGGGAATGGATGGCGAAGCCGTCACATTTCTACAACAACGTTTGAAAGCAAAAGGCTTTTTTCCCGGTACAATCGACGGAATTTTTGGTCCCCAAACCTTACAAGCAGTAATCGCAGCCCAAACCGCCTTAAACCTTGACGGAGACGGTATTGTTGGTCGCCAAACTTGGACACAACTGCTCAAGTGATTTTTCAACTAACGGCTAACTAATGAGCAATAAGCGTTATCAAGGCAAGATAGTTCGATGGAAAGATGATCGCGGGTTTGGATTTATCCAAACTAATGGCATCAAAAAAGATATTTTTCTCCATATCAGTGCTCTTCAAGGAGCATCGCACCGCCCAAAAGCTGGTGACATTATTTACTTCGACCTAAAAAGAGAATCGGACGGTAAATACAAAGCTGTTAACGCAAGCTTTACCCCAATGGCTCCTGTTCGACAGAAAAAAAATTTTCACAAACAACCTCAACAACGCAATTTAAAATCAACTACTTCAAGCCGCACCTCATATCAACGCTCTAGGCAGCCATTTTCTCGCTCTAACTCCAAAACACCGCAGCTTCTTAATGCAGTAATAATCGGCTTACTTCTAGCAGGAGTCGTCATCGGTGTTCCAAAATTTTTAGAATCTCAGTCGAGACAAACTGCCATTTCTAATCAAAGCTCAGCACCAATTCGTCCAGAACAAAGTCGCGACAACGCAAATTCTCAACCAACTCAAACTTGTAACATTAAAGGCAACATTTCCTATCCCGACGGCAAGAAGTTTTATCATAAACCGGGTTATCAAGACTATGCGAAAGTCGAAATCTTTGAAAATGAAGGCGAAAGATGGTTTTGTAGCGAAGAAGAAGCGATTCGCGCCGGCTGGCAAGATGCTGCCAATCAATAAAATTTAGATTTTCTGTTTACACACACCCTTAAAATTCTTCATCTTATGAGTCTTAAAATTAAAGTGCCGACGATCGCCTGCGAAGTTTGCGGCAACACGATTACTAAAGCTATCGAGTCCCAGCAAGAAGATGCGCAAGTTTCCGTTGATGTGACCAATAAAATCGTTACAGTAGACACTTCTGCTACGGAAGCTGAAATCAAGTCAATTATTGTTGAGTCAGGTCATACACCCGAATAGCAAGTCCCAAATCAGAACAGATGACAAGTCAAACATCTTGGCGATTAACCATTGGTCATTACCTCGACGACTTTGAGAGTCCTATCGGTCGCGGGATCAATATTTTCCTATGTGTTTTGATCTTCATTTCGTCGGGGATTTTCGTTGCCCAGACCTATGACTTACCGTCAGCTATTTCACAGATACTGTCCTATATCGACTACAGTATTCTGATTTTGTTTGCTGTTGAATATGTCGTTCGTTTTATCTGTTCGGAAGAACCGGAGAAGTTTCCTTTTCGGTTTTTTTCCTTAATCGATTTGTTGGCGATCGCCCCACTATTTTTGGGTTTTTTAGATATTAGATTTTTCCGAATTTTTCGATGGTTTCGGCTGCTTCGACTCATTCGCTTTTTTCGCCTAGAAATCTCTATTTTAAATGTTAAGGCCAAAGATACGATCATTTTAAGTCGGATTATTCTGACGCTGTTTACGATTATTTTTATTTGTGCCGGCTTAATTTACCAAGTTGAACATACGGTTAATCCAGATACTTTTAAAAACTTTCTTGATGCTTTGTACTTCGCCGTTGTCACCATGACGACTGTCGGTTTTGGCGATAAAACCCCCATTTCCTCTGGCGGCAAAATTGTCACGCTACTCATGATTTTGACCGGCATTGCCGTTATTCCGTGGCAATTGGGAGACTTAGTACGGCAATTTATTAAAAGCACAACCCAGAAAGAAGTTGACTGTACAAAATGTGGTCTTGCCTTCCATGACCAAGACGCAAAATTTTGCAAACGATGCGGCACACTTCTTGAGCTAGACACTTGAAGTTATTAATTAGCGACATTCCTAAATAAAAGATCACCAAAAAATTGTCAGAAGTGGAGGTCATTTCTAAGATGAACTTACTACGTTTGCACTAAATAAATGTCAATCCCTCTCACTCTAAATCTCCTGCAAGGTTCTGTTTCTTTTCGCTTCACCCCAGAGGCAGCCCAGGGCATCAAAGCTGAAATCGATATGCTGATGGCAAGTATGCGGGCGATCGCCGGCTCCTCCGCACCATCCCGCCCAGCCCCAAAAAAGCCCATGGAATACCAGCACACAGGCGATATTTTCCTTGAAATCTTCTGTAACCCCAACATTTACCCTAGCCCTTTCGCTGCAAAGGTTTTAATCACCCTCCGAGACGAACGCATTCGCCTAACCAGCGAGGCAGAACTCCCTCGGTTGTTGGAAGACCTTGACAATTACCTTGCCCAAGCATAACTAAGCCCTAGGATAAAGGCGGTTTTCAGAGCGTTGCGCTAGGCTAGCAAAAAGATGTTTATTTACTCGTCACTTTTTTGTAAAGAGCAGGAATAACCGCCCATGAACACTTCCACTAATATTTTTGACATTGTCCAGAAAGGATTTCGTGTCACCGTTGGCGCTGCCGCAACCCTTGTCGAAACACTCCAAGATCCCCAGAAGAGGGATGTCACTATTACAGAATTTCGCGCCGAACTTCAAAATCGCGCTGCCGAATGGTCTGAGAAAGGTGAAATGACCGAAGCGGAAGCCCGTAAATTCCTTGAAAATATTTTCCAAAAAGATAGTGGCAAACCCGCCGGCGATCGCGAAGTGCCCACAGCAGCCGTTGAAGTGAAAGATTCAGAACTAGAAGAAGAAATTCTAGTTTTAACAGAGCAAATCACCATGCTTAAAGCAGAATTAGCAGCTCTCCGCCAAGAGTCAAACCCAGAACAGTAAAAGTCTAAAGTTGCTCACAATGGAAATACTCTCTTTGGCTTGATTTCCCAGTTAGAAATCTCAGCTCAAAATTAAAAGTTGTTGTATTTCTTTTGTGGAATAATTTATCAAACGGTATGGGAGAATATTTTTTCTAGGCAAACTAGACCTAGTCGTTCTCCCATTTTTCCGCGCTTAATAAATCTCCGATACAATCCCGCAGTAAATAGTCGCATCTTTCTAGCTCCGACTCCACGCTACTCCACTCACGGGGCGGAATAAATTCACAGAGACAATAGAGAGACTGGTTTCGCCGAACCAGATTTTGCTCAACTAGATTTTTCACTTCATCCCGAATTTGACCAAGGGATAGAAAAAAGGGATTTGAAAATGCAAGAGTAGAATCAATCATGAATTCTTTCCAGAAAAGAAATAATAAAACGAAAAAATATATTAGGGCAGAAAGCAAAACCTCTATCAACAACCAAAGTCATTGCTATTGAAACGCAAGTATTGCTGATTGCATCACTCAACCTGCAATATTTTATTTAACAGTTAACTCTTTCTCTTTTTTCTGATCTTAAGAAAGATTTTATTCATATAATTTAACGCCCCTTACACAGTATAAACCGATATGAATGGCAACCTCTATTCTTTAGCGATGTTCTACCAAAATATACTTAGAAAAATACTCAAAAGAAAAATACTTAGAAAACCTAATATATTTTCATTTTTACTTAAAATGCGTCTAGATATTTTTTGTAATCAATCTTTTTTTAATAAAGGATATGATAAAACCCCATTAGTATTTTCAAAGGTAAAGGGCAAGAAGGACTGATCTTCAAAAAAGGGAATGAGGTTATCAATTCATTTTTAAAAAGGCTTGTACTGATTAGTCATCACTCCAACACTGGGCTGGATTTAAATCTGCAATGTGGTCTCTTAATAAAAAACCGTTACGCTCTAGCTCGCGTTCTACACAAACCCACTCGCGTGCAGGGATAAATTGACAGAGTACGTAAATCGGTTGGCGACAGTCAATTTTGCCCATCTCCACCAACTGACGAACTTCATCCTTTAGCATCTCAATGGAGAAATGTTTTCCCTGGTTAATTGTTTGAGGCATCGTAGCAATATTCATTCTTAGTTACCTCTCAACGGATGAAGAACTATGTGGTCACTATCTTACTTGAAAATACAAGGCATTGCCAGAGAAAAATGGCTGTATATTTTAATACCTAAGTGAATTTTTCTTGATGGACTTTACAAAGTACTACGTTTTTTTTTGCTTTATTAATTAATTGTCATCTTTTGTTGGTACTTCTTAGATGAACTCGGTATCTGCTGAAAGGTTTGCTTGGTCTGGATTCCAGAGTTGGGAACAGAGATAGTCTTGGGCGATCGCCATTTGAGCGTAGGCAAAAAGGCAGGGAATATGGCCTGCAAATGTCTGGACTATGTCTGGGAAAAAATAGGGTGTTCCGTAGCTAAGGATAGCCTGAATATCGACTTTTTTATTTATTTTTCGGAGCAGTTTTAGGGGCTGGGCTAACTTGCCAGTAAAGGGATTGCCTCGCGTAAAAATTTGCACAATTGTTAATGTAGCGGCGAGGTTATAGTCTTGCCAATGGCTTAATTCAATAATCTTGGGCATAAAGCCATGGGACTGGGGAATGGCGATCGCCGGACAGTTGGGCTTGAGGAAATCACTTTTTAGGATCGAGTCAACAATAATCAGGTTTTGCGCTGGGGATGCGGTGTGGGTGGGTAAAGGCTGGGAAATATTATTATGCCGACTGGAGTATTCAAGAATTTCTGTAATGATTTTTTGCGTTTGTTGTTCGGCGATCGCCTCGGGATAGGAAGAAATACTTTGCGAGGTCAGCTTTTGTTTTGCAGCCCAAATGCGCGTGACAGATTGTTTGAGACGATCAAGGGTTAAACGACCAGACTGGATGGCTTTTTCAATGGCGGCGATCGCCCCACGGACATCGGGAGGCATCAGCAAAATATCGGCTCCGGCTTCCAAGGCAAGCACTGCGACTTCCGCAGGCTCAGCAAATTTAGTAACCCCCCCCATCATCAACGCGTCGGTCACAATCAATCCGTCAAAGGCTAATTTTTGCTGTAACAGATTAGTCAAAATTTCGGGAGAAAGGGTAGCGGGATATTTTTTATCTAAAGTCGGAATCATCAAGTGGGCTGTCATCACTGAATCGACTCCGGCGGCGATCGCCTCTTGGAAAGGTGGTAACTCAATCTTTTCTAAGCGTTCTAGTTCATGGGGAATTATGGGCAACGCCACGTGGGAATCCATTGCCGTATCACCATGGCCGGGAAAATGTTTGGCGGAGGTCAGCACCGGATATTTTTTAACGCCTCGAATAAAGGCTGTGCCCAGTGCCGCAACCTCTTCCGGTGTTTCTCCAAAAGCACGGATATTAATGACAGGATTCTCAGGATTATTATTCACATCCATCACGGGCGCGAGTATCCAGTTAATCCCAATACTTAACGACTCTTTCGCAGTAATCTCTCCCATTTGCTCAGCGAGGGCGATCGCCCGTCGTCGATCCTTGCGATAAATTTCAGCCAAGGCCATGGGTGGTGGAAACCAACTTGTCCCCGCGAACCGTTGCCCGACTCCTTCTTCTATATCGGCAGCAATGAGGAGAGGAATATCAGCCCAATCTTGTAGCTGCTTTGTTTTGAGGGAAACTTCTGCCGCGCTTCCCCCCAATAAAATCACCCCACCCACAGACCAATCCTTGACCCATGTTTGGAGTGTATTTTGATCCGCTTCCCACTGGGGATAGAGGCGATCGCCATCCAGCAAACAACCAGACGAGCGCACAACAATCAACTGTCCAATTAGTTGTCGTAACGAGAGGGAATCAATAGCAGGTAGCGCACCCATCGACAACTTAAACCGCTTCCTCGGATTCCAGCTCTTCCGGTTCTTTAATCTCCAGCTGATTAATCAAATTGATCATGCGATCGCCCTCTTCTAGGGAACGATCCTCAATAAATAAAATTTCCGGCGATCGGCGTAACCGTACCCGTTGCCCTAAGGTACGGCGAACAAACCCCTGACTGGCTTTTAAGCCCTCCATCGTTTCAGCACGCGCCTCTTCAGAACCATAGATACTGACAAAAACCTTTGCGTGCTGCAAATCACCCGACACCTCCACATCCGTAATGCTGACCATGCCCGCCCCGACGCGGTCATCCTTAATATCCTGCACCAGCATCATGCTAATTTCCCGCTTAATGAGCGAAGAAACCTTAGATACCCGTCGATTATTAGCCATAACTCTTACCTCCTATTACCTTGCCCCGAAACCAAGCTCACTTAGATTCACATCACGCCATTTAACTTAAGCTCTCAGACAGGGAGGATGACAACGCCCTTAGTTTATCTCGAAAAAACCCAGCCATCCAACAAGCAAGTAGTATCAACGCTCTAATATCATCCTAAATTCTGGAGCAAACCTTAAGGAAACATCAAGATATATCGGAGATTCTTGACAACGTCATCGCTTTTCATTGATAAACGCTGTAAAAACTGTAACAAAACTTCCGGAACAGGGTATGTTTAATCCTGATACAAATGGTCAGTGAGAAACCCTAATAATGCTGGACAAATCCGAAGCAATTATCGAAGCAATTGACGCAAGAGAAATTTTAGACTCCAGAGGTCGCCCCACAGTAGAAGCAGAAGTACGTTTTGCAAGCGGCGCATTTGGTTTAGCGCAGGTTCCCAGTGGCGCATCGACAGGCAGCTTTGAAGCTTGTGAACTTAGGGATGAAGATAAAAGCCGCTACGGCGGCAAAGGTGTACTCAAGGCAGTACGTAACGCCAAGGAAAAACTTGCTCCAGAACTGATCGGCAAAGATGGTTTAGACCAAAGTGCCATTGATTACGCCATGATCGCCCGCGATGGTTCTGACAATAAATCTAATATCGGTGCTAATGCAATTTTGGCGATTTCCCTCGCCACGGCACGGGCTGCAGCGGAAGAGTTGGCCTTGCCGCTTTACCGTTATCTCGGTGGTCCCTTGGCGAATGTTTTGCCTGTGCCTTTAATGAACGTGATTAATGGTGGTGAGCATGCTGCGAATAATGTGGACTTCCAAGAATTTATGATTGTCCCTGTCGGTGCAGAGACCTTTAGAGAAGCGCTGCGTTGGGGGGCGGAGGTTTTTGCAACGCTCAGCAAGGTACTCGACAAAAAGGGTTTACTCACTGGTGTTGGTGATGAAGGTGGTTTTGCGCCCAACTTAGGCTCTAATGAAGAGGCGTTAGAAATTCTCGTTGATGCGATCCAAGAAGCGGGCTACGAGCCGGGTAAACAGGTGGCTTTAGCTTTAGATATTGCGGCGAGTGAATTTTACGAAGATGGTAAGTATACCTACGATGGCTCTGCCCACAGCCGCGAAGAGTTTGTTGATTATCTCGCGGAGATGGTTTCTAAGTATCCGATTGTTTCTATTGAGGACGGTCTGGATGAGGATGACTGGGAAGGTTGGGCTGCGCTGACGGCAAAGATCGGCGATCGCGTTCAGTTAGTAGGCGATGACTTGTTCGTAACCAATAAAGTTCGTCTACAAAAAGGGATTGAGGAAAAGGCTGGTAATGCGGTTTTGATTAAGCTCAACCAGATCGGTACCCTCACTGAAACTCTTGAGACCATCGATCTCGCTACTCGTAATCAGTATCAATCTGTAATCAGTCACCGTTCTGGTGAAACTGAAGATACAACGATCGCCGATCTTGCGGTTGCAACGCGTGCGGGTCAGATTAAAACTGGTTCTCTCTGCCGTAGTGAGCGGGTTGCGAAGTATAATCGTCTCCTCCGCATCGAAGATGAACTGGGCGATCGCGCTGTTTATGCCCCTAAGGTTGGTCTTGGCCCCCAATTCTAAATTTTTCTCGTTAGAGAATTCAGTAAATAAAGATCTCAGTGTTTGCTGGGGTCTTTTTTTGTTGGGATGGCGATCGCCACCATTTTTTCGAGACCGGCAATGTTTTAGGCTAGAGCTAGAG from [Limnothrix rosea] IAM M-220 carries:
- a CDS encoding cold shock domain-containing protein, which codes for MSNKRYQGKIVRWKDDRGFGFIQTNGIKKDIFLHISALQGASHRPKAGDIIYFDLKRESDGKYKAVNASFTPMAPVRQKKNFHKQPQQRNLKSTTSSRTSYQRSRQPFSRSNSKTPQLLNAVIIGLLLAGVVIGVPKFLESQSRQTAISNQSSAPIRPEQSRDNANSQPTQTCNIKGNISYPDGKKFYHKPGYQDYAKVEIFENEGERWFCSEEEAIRAGWQDAANQ
- a CDS encoding DUF4327 family protein: MNIATMPQTINQGKHFSIEMLKDEVRQLVEMGKIDCRQPIYVLCQFIPAREWVCVERELERNGFLLRDHIADLNPAQCWSDD
- a CDS encoding M16 family metallopeptidase encodes the protein MVSTAPTQMTHITTLANGIKLIVTENPVADLVAGRIFLPKAGGRWESLQQAGLFHLMAAVLTKGTENYAAVEIAEQIESIGASLGASTSNDYMAMSMKAVTKDFQTILDLAAEIMQKPTFPEREVELERKITLQNIRSQMEQPFNVAYKQLRENMYPAHPYGMSILGTDETVKSFTREDLAAIHAKHFRPDNLIISLSGRITLEQAEAMIDKAFGSWKNPAEPLEAMTIPNLAPTGGMWQKEQDSQQAIVILGYLTGTVADDDFFALKLLSTYLGNGLSSRLFVELREKQGLAYDVSAFFPTRLNQSQFVTYIGTAPKNTAIALKGLHKEAKRLMDNPLSEGELQIAKNKLLGQYALGKQTNAELAQIFGWYESIGLGVGFDQEFKTHIERITPEETYAAAQRHFKNPYISVVGSKDALSLLEDIELS
- a CDS encoding heavy-metal-associated domain-containing protein, encoding MSLKIKVPTIACEVCGNTITKAIESQQEDAQVSVDVTNKIVTVDTSATEAEIKSIIVESGHTPE
- a CDS encoding DUF4327 family protein; amino-acid sequence: MIDSTLAFSNPFFLSLGQIRDEVKNLVEQNLVRRNQSLYCLCEFIPPREWSSVESELERCDYLLRDCIGDLLSAEKWEND
- a CDS encoding peptidoglycan-binding domain-containing protein, giving the protein MFSRSSLLTAGLALTLAFGGLSNGAIAQIIRPELRSGSTGTAVRELQATLKLLNYYTGEVTGTYDEATVIAVYRFQKAAQLPETGVMDRLTWATLFPTEPPAAPITTTTTETTPTATEEPTETAETPDTTTAVAPSQRTAETLPLLREGMDGEAVTFLQQRLKAKGFFPGTIDGIFGPQTLQAVIAAQTALNLDGDGIVGRQTWTQLLK
- the eno gene encoding phosphopyruvate hydratase produces the protein MLDKSEAIIEAIDAREILDSRGRPTVEAEVRFASGAFGLAQVPSGASTGSFEACELRDEDKSRYGGKGVLKAVRNAKEKLAPELIGKDGLDQSAIDYAMIARDGSDNKSNIGANAILAISLATARAAAEELALPLYRYLGGPLANVLPVPLMNVINGGEHAANNVDFQEFMIVPVGAETFREALRWGAEVFATLSKVLDKKGLLTGVGDEGGFAPNLGSNEEALEILVDAIQEAGYEPGKQVALALDIAASEFYEDGKYTYDGSAHSREEFVDYLAEMVSKYPIVSIEDGLDEDDWEGWAALTAKIGDRVQLVGDDLFVTNKVRLQKGIEEKAGNAVLIKLNQIGTLTETLETIDLATRNQYQSVISHRSGETEDTTIADLAVATRAGQIKTGSLCRSERVAKYNRLLRIEDELGDRAVYAPKVGLGPQF
- the rbfA gene encoding 30S ribosome-binding factor RbfA, with the translated sequence MANNRRVSKVSSLIKREISMMLVQDIKDDRVGAGMVSITDVEVSGDLQHAKVFVSIYGSEEARAETMEGLKASQGFVRRTLGQRVRLRRSPEILFIEDRSLEEGDRMINLINQLEIKEPEELESEEAV
- a CDS encoding glycoside hydrolase family 3 N-terminal domain-containing protein, translating into MGALPAIDSLSLRQLIGQLIVVRSSGCLLDGDRLYPQWEADQNTLQTWVKDWSVGGVILLGGSAAEVSLKTKQLQDWADIPLLIAADIEEGVGQRFAGTSWFPPPMALAEIYRKDRRRAIALAEQMGEITAKESLSIGINWILAPVMDVNNNPENPVINIRAFGETPEEVAALGTAFIRGVKKYPVLTSAKHFPGHGDTAMDSHVALPIIPHELERLEKIELPPFQEAIAAGVDSVMTAHLMIPTLDKKYPATLSPEILTNLLQQKLAFDGLIVTDALMMGGVTKFAEPAEVAVLALEAGADILLMPPDVRGAIAAIEKAIQSGRLTLDRLKQSVTRIWAAKQKLTSQSISSYPEAIAEQQTQKIITEILEYSSRHNNISQPLPTHTASPAQNLIIVDSILKSDFLKPNCPAIAIPQSHGFMPKIIELSHWQDYNLAATLTIVQIFTRGNPFTGKLAQPLKLLRKINKKVDIQAILSYGTPYFFPDIVQTFAGHIPCLFAYAQMAIAQDYLCSQLWNPDQANLSADTEFI
- a CDS encoding ion transporter — translated: MTSQTSWRLTIGHYLDDFESPIGRGINIFLCVLIFISSGIFVAQTYDLPSAISQILSYIDYSILILFAVEYVVRFICSEEPEKFPFRFFSLIDLLAIAPLFLGFLDIRFFRIFRWFRLLRLIRFFRLEISILNVKAKDTIILSRIILTLFTIIFICAGLIYQVEHTVNPDTFKNFLDALYFAVVTMTTVGFGDKTPISSGGKIVTLLMILTGIAVIPWQLGDLVRQFIKSTTQKEVDCTKCGLAFHDQDAKFCKRCGTLLELDT